The Chitinophaga parva genomic sequence GAGGCGGGCACCTGCCACCATTCCGGGGTGGTGGCTGCACCGGAGCCATTGCCAAAGCAGAAGCCCGTGGGCACGTCTGCCGCCCATACCCATGTTCTGCCAGCCACACCATCTGTGAGGAAGTTCCAGGCCGGGTTATGGAAGTAGTTGGGATCATTATTGGTCACGGTGATCTTGGTGGAATCTACCACCGGGCCCCCCTTGGTGTAAGCGTAGAACTTGATGAAGAAATCGCCCGCAAAAGGCAGTACGATGGTGTCTTTCTGCCTGTTGCTCACTCCTACAATGTAGTCCCAGTAAGGAATGACGCCCGGTGTTTTGTTTTCCAGCATCACGCGGTTGTCGTACCCCGCCTGCTGGGTAATGCTGTACTGCAGGTCTTTGGAAGTGTAAGCAGGCCTGGGCATATCTTCCCGGTCCTCCTTCGGATCGCAGGCTGCCAGCCAGCAGAGGGGCAGTATAAAAAGGAAAAAATATTTTTTCATAACGGTAATGATTATACGTAAATGATTAGTTAGACCAGCCCGGGTTCTGTACCAGCGCACCGTTGGATACTGAAATTTCCTGCTGCGGTATCTGGAACAGGCCTTTGGTTTCCGGACGGAAGGTTACCTGGAATTGCGGATCGGTACTGTTGTTATCTATCTCCGCTTTCGTTTTGGTCATGCCTTGTCTCAGCAGGTCCCAGTACCGGATGCCCTCAAGCGCCAGCTCCAGGTTGCGCTCTTTGAAGATGAGCTGCAGGCCGTTCGCATCATTGGTCAGCGTATGTGTGTGGGAGTGGTTGCGGAATGCGCGGTCCCGCACCCGGTCATAATAACCCTGTGCCTTGGCCAGGTCTCCATCCAGGTTCAGTTCTGCACCCATGAGCAGCACATCTGCAAAGCGGATGCAGACAAAGTCATAGTAGTTGTCTATCTGGAAGTCGCCACCAATGGAGGGCTGGTCAGGGCGGTCGTCATACATCATCGCGTACTTTTTCCAGAAATAGCCGGTGTACTGAGGGAAAGGTGTGGGCACGCCCAGCTTTTCATCATTGATGGAAATGATGGTGGCGCCACGGCGGGTATCCCCGGTCTCATAGCTGTTCCACAGTTTAGGCGTTACCGTGCCGGCGCCCCAGCCTTTGTAGTAAGGTGTGTCCACGGCATTGCGGATGCCGATATCCACCTGCATGCGGTTGCCATCATGCTTGTTCCAGTCGCCCAGGCCCTTGTAGGTAAATTTGATGGCAAATACCGTTTCCTTGTTATCCTCTCCCACAAAGGCTTTGCGGCTGCTCTGCCACAGCGTGGGGAAAGAGTCTACCAGGCCATAGCCGCTCTG encodes the following:
- a CDS encoding RagB/SusD family nutrient uptake outer membrane protein, which encodes MKKFIIAAAGLFLLASCSKSFLDKGPVDKKTIENFYKTPADGMEALTAAYDGLQYGDYDNITLVSEIASDNCFGGGGESDLPWKRWDRVENDVNLNEGAWTRYYTGIYRANILLAHLNDIDWGADSTLKVRYRAEARFLRAYFYFDLVRMFGNVPLVDHPLAPAELQMKQAAPADVYKFIVEDLEAAAADLKPVSYSAIPTSEYGRVTKWAAEALLGRVFLFYTGYYQQPDVAGVLTKAQTRTYIDDVINQSGYGLVDSFPTLWQSSRKAFVGEDNKETVFAIKFTYKGLGDWNKHDGNRMQVDIGIRNAVDTPYYKGWGAGTVTPKLWNSYETGDTRRGATIISINDEKLGVPTPFPQYTGYFWKKYAMMYDDRPDQPSIGGDFQIDNYYDFVCIRFADVLLMGAELNLDGDLAKAQGYYDRVRDRAFRNHSHTHTLTNDANGLQLIFKERNLELALEGIRYWDLLRQGMTKTKAEIDNNSTDPQFQVTFRPETKGLFQIPQQEISVSNGALVQNPGWSN